In Spodoptera frugiperda isolate SF20-4 chromosome 4, AGI-APGP_CSIRO_Sfru_2.0, whole genome shotgun sequence, a single window of DNA contains:
- the LOC118272640 gene encoding uncharacterized protein LOC118272640 — protein MSEIFHKRYSGYKYRTLSTNTGERAKRLEREETPVERKFRELRRAITTRVNKEVDDTHKAREAILNKFEKLDNKITSMIELQNTVALLRKDLRSVGYAVQQVGKKVGNIEALNYRAEMYSLHSQRLSLRSQAPAIKEETEDRDSIVTHI, from the coding sequence ATGTCAGAAATATTCCACAAGCGATACTCTGGGTACAAGTATCGGACCCTGTCCACGAACACTGGAGAGCGAGCGAAACGACTCGAAAGAGAGGAAACTCCCGTCGAGAGGAAATTCAGAGAATTGAGGAGGGCAATCACTACGAGAGTGAACAAAGAAGTGGATGACACGCACAAAGCTAGAGAAGCTATACTGAATAAGTTCGAAAAACTCGATAACAAAATAACTTCGATGATAGAGTTGCAgaatacagtggcattactgaGGAAAGACTTACGTTCAGTGGGGTACGCTGTGCAACAAGTCGGTAAAAAGGTGGGCAATATTGAAGCCCTGAATTATCGCGCAGAAATGTACAGTTTACATTCTCAAAGATTGTCTCTGAGATCCCAAGCTCCTGCAATAAAGGAGGAGACTGAAGACCGCGACTCCATAGTAACTCATATTTAG